The genomic DNA CGGATGAGAGCGGCAGCTACGACGCCACCAAGCTCGAGCTGGGCAACCCGGGCGGCGCCGAGTTCGCGGCAAAGCTGAAGCAGTGGGGCGAGGCCGGCGACGGCATCCTCAACTCCAGCATCACGCCGGACATTGCCAAGGAAAAGTTCAGCGCCGGAGCGTCCCCGTACTTCCTGACCGGCCCCTGGAACGTTCCGGATGCCGAAGAAGCAGGCATCAACCTGGTAGTGGATCCGATCCCCACCGCCGGCCCGAACCCGGCCCAGCCCTTCGTGGGCGTCAACGGCTTCTTCATCAGCGCCAAGAGCCAGAACGCCCTGGCCGCCAACGAGTTTGCCCTCAACTACCTGAGCACCGAGGCAGTACAGGACGAAATGTTCAAGGCCGGCGGACGGCCACCGGCCCTCACCGCGTCCTTCGACAAGGCCGCCTCTGATCCCGTCGTGGCAGCCTTTGGCGAGATCGGCATCAACGGCGTGCCGATGCCCGCGATTCCGGAAATGGAACAGGTCTGGGCGGATTGGGGCGGCACGGAGCTGGCCCTGATCAAGGGCCAGGGCGACCCTGCTGACTCCTGGGCCACCATGGTCTCCAACGTTCAGTCCAAGATCAGCAAGTAGGTAGGCGCGGGCCAACCTGCACTAACCGGCGGCGCAGAGCCGCCGTCCGGCGCGGACCGGGGCGCGGTGACATGCCGCGCCCCGGTTCGCCGCCCGTTCAAGGAGAACAAGATGGTTGATCAGCTGGATACGCCGGTGAACACAACCGGCCCCGGCGCCGGACATGCACCGCGGCCCGGACGCGCGGCACGGAGCGATTCGCTGGGCGGCACACTGGCCAAGATTATTCTGCTCGGCATCACCGATGCCTTTGCCGTTTATGTGCTGATAGCGCTGTTCCTGAATGAAAAATGGGCGGTCCTGACCGTGGCAGCCCTGGTCACCCTGCTGATCAACTGGATCTACCTGCGGCGCGGAGGCCTGCCCGCTAAATACCTGGCCCCGGGTGTCCTTTTCCTGGCCGTATTCCAGGTTTTCGTGGTGGCCTACAGCGGGTATGTCGCCTTCACCAACTACGGCGACGGACACAACAGCACCAAGGCCGATGCCGTGTCGGCAATCCAGATGACCGCGCAGAAACGCGTGCCCGATTCCCCCTCCTACCGGATTACCGTGGTGGAAAAGGGCGGGACGCTGTCACTGCTGGCAACGGATCCGGAAGGAACTGCCGAACTTGGCAGTGTGGATGAGCCTCTTGAGGAAGTCACTGCGGAGAAGGATGCCTCCGGCAAGGCCGTGGCCGTCGACGGGTATGAAACCCTGCAGTTCTCCGACCTGCTGCAGCGGCAGGACGAAATCCTGGCGCTCACCGTTCCGTTCTCCGAGGACCTGGACGACGGCACGCTCAAAACGTCCGACGGTGCGACGGCCTATGTCTTCAAACCGTCCCTCGTTTACGACGAGGCAGCCGGCACCTTTACCGACTCCGAGAACGGAAAGGTCTACTCCGACATCGGCGAAGGAGCCTTTGTAGCGGAAGACGGCGAGCGGCTGCCCACCGGTTGGAAGATCAACGTCGGGTTCGACAACTTTGCGCATGCCTTCAGCGACCCGGACCTCCGCGGCCCGCTGGTTGCCGTCATCATCTGGACCTTTACCTTCGCCGTGATGTCCGTGCTGCTGTGCTTCGGGCTGGGGCTGTTCCTGGCAGTTACCTTCAACCACGCAACCCTGCGCGGAAAGCGGATCTACCGAACCATCATGATCCTGCCCTACGCGTTTCCGGCGTTCCTTGCCGGGCTCGTCTGGTCCGGAATGATGAACCAGGACTTCGGGTTCATCAACAACACGTTCTTCGGCGGGGCCGACATTCCCTGGCTCAGCGACCCCTGGCTGGCCAAGGCAAGCGTGCTGCTGGTCAACACCTGGCTGGGGTTCCCCTACATGTTCCTGGTGTGCACCGGCGCCCTGCAGTCGCTGCCGGAGGAAGTCAACGAGGCCGCCCGTATGGACGGCGCCTCGGCCTGGCGCATTTTCCGCTCCATCAAACTGCCGCTGCTGCTGGTTTCGACGGCGCCGCTGCTGATTTCAACCTTCGCCTTCAACTTCAACAACTTCAATGTGATCTTTATGCTCACCGGCGGCGGGCCGCGCTTTGAGGATACGTCCATGGATATCGGCGCCACCGACCTGCTGATCACGCTTGTCTACAAGGTCGCCTTCGGGCAGGGCACCGGACGCGACTACGGCCTGGCAAGTGCGCTGGCCGTGCTGATCTTCATCATTGTGGCCATCATTTCCGCGATCAGTTTCCGGCAGACCAAGGCACTGGAAGAAGTGAACTCATGACAAACCTGCAGACGCTCCGCAAGTCACCGGCACGCCCCGCCGAGCCTGCGCCGGCGAAGCGCGCATCAGCCGGGGCATGGCTGAAGGAGAAGGGATGGCGGCACCTGGTGGGCCTGGTGATTGGCGCCTTTGCGCTGCTGCCGCTGGTCTACGTGCTGTCCGCCGCCCTCAGCCCCACCGGAACGCTGGTTTCCACCAACGGGCTTTTCTCGACGGTCTCCCTCGATAACTTCTCCGCCCTGTTCTCCGACCCGCAGAAGCCGTTCGCCAAATGGTTCCTGAACACCCTCGTTATTGGACTGGTCACCAGCATTGGCACCGTCTTCCTCGGCGCCCTGGCTGCGTATTCCTTCTCCCGAATGCGCTTCCGGGGCCGACGGATGGGCCTGCTGAGCCTGATGCTGCTGCAGATGTTCCCGCAGATGCTGGGCGTCGTCGCGATCTTCCTGCTGCTCAGCGGCATTTCCGACGTCGTTCCCTGGCTCGGCCTGGGCAGCCAGATCGGGCTGATCATGGTCTATCTGGGCGGCGCGCTGGGGGTAAACACGTACCTGATGTACGGGTTCTTTAACACGGTGCCGGTGTCCCTGGACGAAGCAGCACGGATTGACGGCGCAAGCCACATCCAGATCTTCTTCACCATCATCCTTCGCCTGGTCACTCCCATCCTGGCCATCGTCGGACTGCTGTCCTTCATCACGGCCACCGGCGAGTTCCTGATCGCCTCCATCGTGCTCAATGACCCGGATACCCAGACCCTCGCCGTCGGACTGTATTCCTTTGTGGGTGACAACCAGTCCCGGACCTGGGGAGTGTTCTCCGCCGGTGCGGTACTGGCGGCGCTGCCGGTGATGGCGCTGTTCCTGTTCCTGCAGCGCTACATCACCTCCGGGCTGATTGCCGGGTCGGTCAAGGGCTGAGCGGTCAGAAGCCAACCACGGGCCGGGGCCGGTAGGCCTCTTCAAGGACCGCGTATTCCTCCTCGGTGAACCGGATCTCGAGGGCCTTGATGTTCTCGTCCAGGTGGGCGGCGGCGGTGGCGCCGATCAGCGGGGCGGTGACCACCGGGTTGGCCAGGACCCAGGCCAGGGCCACCTGGGCACGGGTGGCGCCGAGTCCCTCGGCCACGTTGCCGACCGCGTCCACGATGCGGCGGTCGGTCTCCTCGTTGCCGCGATAGAGCTCATAACCCTGCTCATCGAAATCCTGCCGGGCCGTCCGGGCGCCCCACGGGCGGGCCAGCCGGCCGCGGGCAAGCGGGGAATAGGGCAGGGCACCGATCCCGCGGTCCGCACACAGCGGCAGCATTTCCCGTTCCTCCTCCCGGTACAGGAGGTTGTAGTGATCCTGCATGGTGACAAAGGGAGCCCAGCCGTGCTGCTCCTGGAGGAACAGTGCCTTCGCGAACTGCCAGGCATACATCGACGAGGCGCCCAGATACCGCACCTTGCCGTCCCGGACCAGCTGGTCCA from Arthrobacter zhangbolii includes the following:
- a CDS encoding sugar ABC transporter permease, with protein sequence MTNLQTLRKSPARPAEPAPAKRASAGAWLKEKGWRHLVGLVIGAFALLPLVYVLSAALSPTGTLVSTNGLFSTVSLDNFSALFSDPQKPFAKWFLNTLVIGLVTSIGTVFLGALAAYSFSRMRFRGRRMGLLSLMLLQMFPQMLGVVAIFLLLSGISDVVPWLGLGSQIGLIMVYLGGALGVNTYLMYGFFNTVPVSLDEAARIDGASHIQIFFTIILRLVTPILAIVGLLSFITATGEFLIASIVLNDPDTQTLAVGLYSFVGDNQSRTWGVFSAGAVLAALPVMALFLFLQRYITSGLIAGSVKG
- a CDS encoding aldo/keto reductase, producing the protein MVSAIGLGCLSFGDPGRGAHNWTLREDEATSLLRHAVELGINFFDTANVYSAGHSEEILGAAVAEYCRRDEVVIATKVHGEMGPGPNEWGLSRKHIIWQVEQSLRRLGTDYIDLYQVHRWDGNTPLEETLQTLDQLVRDGKVRYLGASSMYAWQFAKALFLQEQHGWAPFVTMQDHYNLLYREEEREMLPLCADRGIGALPYSPLARGRLARPWGARTARQDFDEQGYELYRGNEETDRRIVDAVGNVAEGLGATRAQVALAWVLANPVVTAPLIGATAAAHLDENIKALEIRFTEEEYAVLEEAYRPRPVVGF
- a CDS encoding ABC transporter permease subunit encodes the protein MVDQLDTPVNTTGPGAGHAPRPGRAARSDSLGGTLAKIILLGITDAFAVYVLIALFLNEKWAVLTVAALVTLLINWIYLRRGGLPAKYLAPGVLFLAVFQVFVVAYSGYVAFTNYGDGHNSTKADAVSAIQMTAQKRVPDSPSYRITVVEKGGTLSLLATDPEGTAELGSVDEPLEEVTAEKDASGKAVAVDGYETLQFSDLLQRQDEILALTVPFSEDLDDGTLKTSDGATAYVFKPSLVYDEAAGTFTDSENGKVYSDIGEGAFVAEDGERLPTGWKINVGFDNFAHAFSDPDLRGPLVAVIIWTFTFAVMSVLLCFGLGLFLAVTFNHATLRGKRIYRTIMILPYAFPAFLAGLVWSGMMNQDFGFINNTFFGGADIPWLSDPWLAKASVLLVNTWLGFPYMFLVCTGALQSLPEEVNEAARMDGASAWRIFRSIKLPLLLVSTAPLLISTFAFNFNNFNVIFMLTGGGPRFEDTSMDIGATDLLITLVYKVAFGQGTGRDYGLASALAVLIFIIVAIISAISFRQTKALEEVNS